In Coleofasciculus sp. FACHB-T130, the DNA window CTTTTCTTAGTAAGAGTTTGCCGTACAGCTCCCTTGGCACCAGACATTAGGGCATCACCGTGTTGAACGTCAGTCTTATATGCTGGTAAGTCAACACTTTTAAACTGTAAACCGTCACCTACGCCCTTAATTTCTAATTCAAAATTCTCAACGGTAATAATCGCCATTATTCAAAACCTCCTTACAAATTTTTCAATATCAGCTCAGATATCAGCTCTTGATCAAGAGCTGATATCTGAGAGTTTTAACCTACTGGTTAGGAGACCACTGACTGATGCGGAAGATCACAAATTCCGCTGGTCGGACTGGGCAAACTCCAATTTCGACATACAAACGACCCAGCATTACCGTCTCATGGGTGTTGATACTGGCATCGCACTTCACGTAGAAAGATTCACCAGGCGAACCACCGAATAACGCCCCTGCACGCCACAGCCGTTCGAGGAAATTGCTGACCGTGCGGGTAACTCGCGCCCACAAATCTTGATCGTTAGGCTCGAACACAACCCACTGGGTACCGATTTCAATCGAGCGCTCAATGTAGCTAATCAGGCGGCGGACGCTGATATAGCGCCACTGGACATTAGCCGGTTCTACCAGAGTCCGTGCGCCCCAAACTTGGAAACCTCGGTTGTAGTTAGCAAAGTTGCGGATACAGTTAATCCCCACCGGGTTCAACAGTTCCTGTTCGCGGAAGTTAGTTTCGTAGGCTAGACCCAAGACACCGCGAGGAACTTCGTTGGCGGGTGCTTTAAAAACGCCACGAGTCTCATCGGTGCGGCACCAAATCCCCATCATGTGACCGCAGGGGGGAACCAAAATCGGTCGTCCGGCATTGCGTGGGTTCGCCACTTTAATCCAGGGATAATACAATGCCCCAAACATGGAACGACGATTGAAGTTACTTAACCACTGAGCTACGTGCTGAGGCTTTTGTTGCTCAGGGGGTACAGGCTCGCCGCCTCCCTTGCAAGGTGGGGGATCGAGAACCACCATGCGATAGTTGGGGCTGGGTGCGTTGTTTTCGCACATGCTAACCATCATTTCCATGATGCCGTGAACCTGATCCAAATCCAGCAGGCCGCGTTGGTATGCCAGCATTAGGTCGGGGCAAGCAATCATCGAAACTTCGTCAATTTCAAAAATCCCTTGGACGCCCGTGCGGTCATCGCGCACCCCATTTACATCCCGTGGAAAGCGTTCTGGGCTAGAAATGACGGGTGGAGGGCTGACTTCATAGGTGCCGTTGACAGGTCGTCGAGACAGGGGTTGTCCGCTGGTGGACATATCGGTGACGGACAAAAATTGAGATGCCTCGTGGTCGCCAATCCCCTCATTAATCGCAGTGATGACATAGGTACCCACTTGCGCCTCGACGTCCGGGTTCATGGTCAGGTGGCTGTACTCTTCGAGTTTCTCTCCACCGCGACTAACGATGACTTTAAAGTATTCACCCGTGTTGAGTGGGGGTTCTGCCTCTGGATCTTCAGGAGCTTTGGGTTCATCGGGAAGGATCGAAACATTGACTCGTCCACCGGGTAAGGCAAGAGCTGAGCTACCATCCTCTTCGCCTTCGGATGCCTTAATCGCAAACATCAAAGAGGGACGATTTCCAGAGGTTCTGAGCTTTGTGGCTGTTTCCTCCGGTGCTGGTGGTTCCGAACCGGGGAGTTTGGTACCAATGCTAGTCACCCAACAGCGTCCACCGCCGTTCATAAACCAGCCATTGACGGCAAAAGGGAGGTAGGCGTTGAAGTCTGTGTAACCATCGGAGCCTTGTTTGGCAAAATACTCTAGGTATTGGCTCCAGTTGGTAATCATCATGGGTTTGAACAGTTCGGCATCACCGCGTACATCCTCGGTAAAGCCAACAAACCCAGCAACACTCATGCTTACGCCTTCAATCGGGCGACTACCACGGTCTACTTCTTCGACGTAGACACCAGGAGCAAAATAATCCATTGGCATAGCGTAGTCTTCCTTGATTAGTGGTGGGTAATCGGTAATTGGTAATCGGTAATTGGTAGGGGCGATCTAGCAGGTCGCCCCTAGAGTAGTAGGTAATTGTTACGACCTACTACCTACTACCCCATTCCCTACTACTTCTATAGGTGTGATTGGTTCTCCTTGTCCTAGCTGGTTAAAGGGAACTGTCACGGTTACATATAAAGCTGGACGTAATGGAACCCCCAGCGCACGCCATAGAGCGACGGCATCAATAAGCCCAACGGCAGAAATGGTCATTGACAAGTTGCCATAACCCCGTAGTGAAGGCGCTAGCAGCTCTTCTGGTAGCCAGCGGTAACGTAACAACAGCATCAAGGCTTCTGACAGCAGACGCTGTTCTCCCAGGACGGTACGATCCCAGGCACTGACTAGGAAGGAAATGTCAAACCATAATGGGGAATACTTCCCAAAAGTGGGTGGATGCGGTTTTTCCTGGTTAATCCTGTGGTCTACCTGACTGTTTTCCCCGATGTTGTAGCAGAACAGGTTCAGTGCTGGTCTT includes these proteins:
- a CDS encoding phage tail sheath C-terminal domain-containing protein, yielding MPMDYFAPGVYVEEVDRGSRPIEGVSMSVAGFVGFTEDVRGDAELFKPMMITNWSQYLEYFAKQGSDGYTDFNAYLPFAVNGWFMNGGGRCWVTSIGTKLPGSEPPAPEETATKLRTSGNRPSLMFAIKASEGEEDGSSALALPGGRVNVSILPDEPKAPEDPEAEPPLNTGEYFKVIVSRGGEKLEEYSHLTMNPDVEAQVGTYVITAINEGIGDHEASQFLSVTDMSTSGQPLSRRPVNGTYEVSPPPVISSPERFPRDVNGVRDDRTGVQGIFEIDEVSMIACPDLMLAYQRGLLDLDQVHGIMEMMVSMCENNAPSPNYRMVVLDPPPCKGGGEPVPPEQQKPQHVAQWLSNFNRRSMFGALYYPWIKVANPRNAGRPILVPPCGHMMGIWCRTDETRGVFKAPANEVPRGVLGLAYETNFREQELLNPVGINCIRNFANYNRGFQVWGARTLVEPANVQWRYISVRRLISYIERSIEIGTQWVVFEPNDQDLWARVTRTVSNFLERLWRAGALFGGSPGESFYVKCDASINTHETVMLGRLYVEIGVCPVRPAEFVIFRISQWSPNQ
- a CDS encoding Pvc16 family protein, with translation MIPAAAQTLAEILAEGTSLLSTEQIDFNHPSMRQDVRPALNLFCYNIGENSQVDHRINQEKPHPPTFGKYSPLWFDISFLVSAWDRTVLGEQRLLSEALMLLLRYRWLPEELLAPSLRGYGNLSMTISAVGLIDAVALWRALGVPLRPALYVTVTVPFNQLGQGEPITPIEVVGNGVVGSRS